The Pontibacter sp. SGAir0037 DNA segment AACAGAAAAAATATACAGCTATACGCTGGACATATTCGATTTAGCAGAGCAGGAAAGTATAAATACACAGGCGGCAGCTACCCGAATGGCAGAAAAGCGTATTCAAAGCATCAGTAAAGTAAGATCGACTTACTAATCTTGAGCACTCAGAAAGCATCTTGTTTAAGATACACACAACGGGAAATAAAGGTGCTTGGAGCGGGCTTAAACAAGGTAGGATTTGCATCAGCCTTAAATGGTGCAGCATAGGTGGGAAAGCAGCCTGAGGATGCTCTATCGCTTTTTAACGAAATGAAACAAAAACGTTCTTTATAATAATATTTTATGCTCAACCGCAGAACACTACGAATCAAGGCAATGCAAGCTATTTATGCCTATAAGCAGGCCGAAGGTTCAGATTATCTGCTGGCACTAGACCAGATCGGGGAAGATTTTGCACCAGACTTAATGTCGATGGAGGTGCAGGACAGAAAATTGCTTGAAGGGAAAAAACAAATTTCTCAGTTACTCTTTAAAGAGTGGTATGAGACAAAGCAATTTGAAACAGAAGAAGCAGATAAAGAGATTCTGAATGCTGTAAACAGAGCCATTGTTACTTACCAGAACCAGGTTAAAAAAGATTACAAATACTATGGTAACCAGATGCTGGGGGCTGTAGACCGTATCTACGATCATTACCTGGCTTCACTGCAGATTCTGGAAGTATTGGTAAGCCTGATAGAAGACGAGGAGGTAAAAAAAGAGAAGCGTTTTACAGCTGCTTCAGGACCGGATGTGAAGCAGTTCCTGAATAACAGAGTTGTTCAAAAGCTGTTGGGTAACAAATCGTACCAGGAAAACATTATCCGCAGGAATATAAGCTGGGGTTCCGATATCAGCGCTATCAGGCAGGCGTATAAAAACATTCTGAAGCAGGACCCGGAGTTTTTAAGTTACCTGTCCATACCTGTTCCTACCCTGGAACAGGACTTTGAAGTAGTGAAACATATTTTCAAAAACATTATCTTTAAAGAAAAAAACTTACAATCTTTGTTTGAAGAGCAAGACCTGAATTGGGTAGAAAACAAAGCCATTGTAAAAAGCCTTGTAAACAAAACGATCAAGATGTTTGGAGAGGAACCACAGGATTCCGAAGCAGGCAGCAACGACATAGCTTTACTTGATCTTTCGGCTAACTGGGAAGATGACAGAGCATTCTTTGAAGAGCTTTATTACCAGACCTTGCAGGATGACGAGAAGTATGAAACTATGGTGGCTACAAGTGTAAAAAACTGGGATGTAGAGCGTGTAGCCTTGCTGGATAAGATCATACTCAAAATGGCGCTTTGCGAAATGCATATCTTCCGCAGCATACCTGTTAAGGTAACCATTAACGAATACATCGAGATATCAAAGCTATACAGCACCCCAAAAAGCAAGCAGTTTATAAACGGTGTGCTGGATAAAATGGCACAGGATCTGACCAACAAAGGTGAAATCCGTAAATCCGGCCGAGGCTTGATCGACAACAAATAGGCTGACATAACTATACGATGAGCGAAAATTCATCGTACTAGATATAAACCGAACTTACTATTTATTTAGAACTATGGGTAAGAAAACAAAAACAGTACTCGCTTTTGCATCCGGAGCCGCTGTTGGCGCTGCTGTTGGTGCCGCCGCTGGTATTCTGTTTGCTCCTGAAAAAGGCAGAGAAACGCGTAACTGGCTGAGCTATCGTTTAGAGAAATACCGTGATACTATTTCTGATCTACTGGAGCAACTGGTAGAAGACCGCAATCTGGTTCCTTCTACAGCTAAGTCAGAAGGGCAACGCGTTATTCAGGATGCTAAAGACAAAGCAGAAAAACTGCTGGGAGATGTAGATTCTCTTATAAACGAAATTAATAGCAGGAAAGAAATATAAGACATGAGACAAATCACACTTATACCTGGCGACGGGATAGGTCCTGAAATTACGGAAGCTGTTAAAGCTATTTTCAGTGCAGCAAATGTACCTGTAAGCTGGGAAGAAGAAAATGCCGGACAAACAACATTTGATGCCATTGGTGAGCTGATTCCGGCAACGCTGATAGAATCTCTTAAGAAAAATAAAGTAGCCCTTAAAGGGCCTATTACCACACCGGTAGGCAAAGGCTTTAAAAGCATAAATGTGCAGCTCAGACAAATGTTTGACCTGTACTCAAATGTTAGACCGGCTAAAACTACTCCGGGCGTAAACACCAGGTTTGAAAATGTAAACATGGTGTTGTTCCGAGAGAACACTGAAGGCTTATACTCCGGGCTGGAAATTTATGATGAGCGTCTGCAAATAGTTGACTCGATCAGCCGTGTAACGCGTGTGGGTTGCGAGAAAATTGTACGTGCTGCCTTTGAATATGCTGCCAAGCATGGCTGCAAAAAAGTAACGGCGGTACATAAAGCCAATATCCTTAAAAACGCTGGTGCGCTATTCCTGGAAGTAGCCAATCAGATTGCCAAGGAATATCCGCAGGTGCAGCTGGACGATAAAATTATCGACAACATGTGTATGCAGCTGGTGGCTAAGCCGGAGCAGTTTGATGTAGTAGTGACGACCAACCTGTTTGGCGATATTCTCTCAGATTTATGTGCAGGGTTAGTTGGCGGCCTGGGAGTGGTAGCAGGTGCTAATATAGGCGACGATATGGCAATATTTGAAGCCGTGCATGGCACAGCTCCGGATATTGCCGGAAAAGGTCTGGCAAACCCAACTGCTTTACTGCGCTCTGCCATCATGATGCTGCACCATGTAGATTTGAAAGAAGATGCTAACCGTATAGAGGCAGCTCTGGAAGCAACTTTATTAAATAAAGAAGAATGTACAGGCGACCTGGGAGGTCGTGCCAGCACAATGGAGTTCGCACAAAACATTATTGCGAAACTTTAATTCACATTTTATCTGTTCTTGATTCATGAAAAAGAACCTGTTATTTGCATTAGCATTGGGTGCTGTGTTTACAGTAATCAGTTGCGACCAGTCTAATACGGCAAGCGACACAGTTGAAACAGAGGAAACTGCATCAACTCAGAGCCAGCCGCAGCAGATTGAAAACCCTAACGTAGTTTCTGCCTCTAACGCTGCCCCTGCTAACGCAGTAGCATCGGCTAACGCACCGGTAATCGAGTTTAAAGAGACCGAGTATGATTTTGGTACTATTAAACAAGGTGAAGTAGTAGAGCACACGTTTGAGTTTACAAACACTGGCAAGAGCCCTCTTATTATAGAGAGTACTTCTGCGCCATGTGGCTGTACTGTGCCAGAACATACCGAAGAGCCTATTGCGCCAGGTCAAACAGGCAAAGTAAAAGTTCGTTTCAACAGCTCAGGCAAAATGGGCCAGCAATCTCCTATTGTAACAGTGCGCGCTAATACAGAGCCAAACATTACACAGGTATACATGCGTGGTACTGTAGAAGCCAACAATATTCCAACTGCTGGTGCAGATGGTCCTGTTAGAAGAAACTAAACCTACTCTTTAAAAAGAGCATAACCCTAACCCATGCAAACCATACTCTTACAAGCATCAGGCGGTCCAGGTATTCAGAACCTGATTCTTATTGGTGCTATAGGCATTATTTTCTATTTCTTCATGATCAGGCCGCAGCAGAAAAAGGTGCGGGATCAGAAGAAGTTTCGTGAGGAACTTACTAAAGGCATGCAGGTAGTTACAATAGGCGGTTTGCATGGCAGGCTGGTAGCTATTGAGGCTGATACTGTAGTAGTGGAAGTAGACAAAGGAGTGCGCCTTACATTTGATAAATCTGCTATCTCTTTAGAGGCTACTTCTAAAGTGCAACCAACCAACAGCTGAAGCATTGCCTTTTGAGAAAGCCAGAAATATAATCACATGGTTTGTGAGGCCATTCAGGCCGCAGACAAAGCAATACTGGAGAATAGTATTGCTTTGTTTTGTGGCGGCCGCTACTTTCTGGCTTTTAAATGCACTTAATAAAAGCTATTCCACGCAAACTACTTATCCTATCAGGTTTGTTTACAATAGCCGTAACATGGTGCCGGTTACACCTTTGCCCGAAGAAATTTCTATAAACGTAACAGGTAAAGGCTGGAAGCTGCTGCGAAAGTCGCTTCGCTTTGAGGTGCAGCCTGCCGAAATCCATATCCGCAGCCTTCCGAGAAACAATTATCTGCTGGGGGCGGCTTTACGACCGAGCCTGGTAAATGTGCTGGATGGCCTGCAGCTGAACTTTGTGGTAACGGATACCTTATTTTTTAATTTTGATGAAAGAATAAGGCGCACCGTTCCTCTGCAGGTAGAGCGGAGGCAGCCAATTACAGAGGCCCGCTTTGCTGTGGTGGGCCCTATCCGAACTGAGCCAGACAGTATTACCTTTGCCGGGCCTTCTTCTATGGT contains these protein-coding regions:
- a CDS encoding DUF1573 domain-containing protein; its protein translation is MKKNLLFALALGAVFTVISCDQSNTASDTVETEETASTQSQPQQIENPNVVSASNAAPANAVASANAPVIEFKETEYDFGTIKQGEVVEHTFEFTNTGKSPLIIESTSAPCGCTVPEHTEEPIAPGQTGKVKVRFNSSGKMGQQSPIVTVRANTEPNITQVYMRGTVEANNIPTAGADGPVRRN
- the yajC gene encoding preprotein translocase subunit YajC — translated: MQTILLQASGGPGIQNLILIGAIGIIFYFFMIRPQQKKVRDQKKFREELTKGMQVVTIGGLHGRLVAIEADTVVVEVDKGVRLTFDKSAISLEATSKVQPTNS
- a CDS encoding isocitrate/isopropylmalate dehydrogenase family protein: MRQITLIPGDGIGPEITEAVKAIFSAANVPVSWEEENAGQTTFDAIGELIPATLIESLKKNKVALKGPITTPVGKGFKSINVQLRQMFDLYSNVRPAKTTPGVNTRFENVNMVLFRENTEGLYSGLEIYDERLQIVDSISRVTRVGCEKIVRAAFEYAAKHGCKKVTAVHKANILKNAGALFLEVANQIAKEYPQVQLDDKIIDNMCMQLVAKPEQFDVVVTTNLFGDILSDLCAGLVGGLGVVAGANIGDDMAIFEAVHGTAPDIAGKGLANPTALLRSAIMMLHHVDLKEDANRIEAALEATLLNKEECTGDLGGRASTMEFAQNIIAKL
- the nusB gene encoding transcription antitermination factor NusB, which produces MLNRRTLRIKAMQAIYAYKQAEGSDYLLALDQIGEDFAPDLMSMEVQDRKLLEGKKQISQLLFKEWYETKQFETEEADKEILNAVNRAIVTYQNQVKKDYKYYGNQMLGAVDRIYDHYLASLQILEVLVSLIEDEEVKKEKRFTAASGPDVKQFLNNRVVQKLLGNKSYQENIIRRNISWGSDISAIRQAYKNILKQDPEFLSYLSIPVPTLEQDFEVVKHIFKNIIFKEKNLQSLFEEQDLNWVENKAIVKSLVNKTIKMFGEEPQDSEAGSNDIALLDLSANWEDDRAFFEELYYQTLQDDEKYETMVATSVKNWDVERVALLDKIILKMALCEMHIFRSIPVKVTINEYIEISKLYSTPKSKQFINGVLDKMAQDLTNKGEIRKSGRGLIDNK
- a CDS encoding YtxH domain-containing protein, coding for MGKKTKTVLAFASGAAVGAAVGAAAGILFAPEKGRETRNWLSYRLEKYRDTISDLLEQLVEDRNLVPSTAKSEGQRVIQDAKDKAEKLLGDVDSLINEINSRKEI